The Streptomyces sp. NBC_01268 genome segment ACAGGCCGCCAACAGGTCCGCGGCCAGCGGGAGCTGACGGCCGATCTCCGGGTCCTCCGGTGCCGCGCCCGACGCACGCCGGGCCCGCAGCCACCGCAGCGTCCAGGCCGTGGCGATCCCGGCGGCCAGACCGGGCACCCCGCCGATCAGCACCCATCCGCCGACACCCGCCGCGCAGGGCACGGCCCAGGCCCGCAGCCGGGGCGGCAGGGTCGGACGGGGTGGCCGCGCCGGTGCCGGCGTGGTCGCGAGAAGGGTCTCGATGCGGCGGCGCAGGCGCCGTTCGCGGCGGCGGTCGGTCATGAGGCTCGCCACCCACGCCAGTGCGCAGAGCGCCACGAGTGCCGTCGTCACGGGCGCTCCCCTCGCCGCACGATCCGGGCCGCCCACCACAACCCCAGGGCTTCGAGGGCGCCGCCGACGGCCAGGCAGCCGAGGCCCGCCGGTGTGTGCAGCAGCACCCACAGGGGGCGTGCGCCGAGCGCGGCCCCGAGACCCAGCCCGGCGACCGGCAGCGCCGCGAGGACCGCGACCGTCGCCCACGCCCCGGCCAACTGTGCGCGCAGCCGCTCCCGCTGGTCCCGGTGGGCCCGCAGGGCCGCCTCCAGGCGGTCGAGTCCGGCGGCCAGGCCCGCGCCGCCGTCGACCGCGACCTGCCAGCAGGCCGCCATCCCGGCGAGCCCGTCGGCGCCGTCCCGGCGCGCCGCCCGGCGCAGTGCCTCGGGCACGTCCCCGCCGAACCGGGCCGCCGCCAGGACCGCCGCCTCCTGCCCGCCGAGCGCTCCGGTCGTGCGGGCGGCGAACGCGAGCGCCTGGGCGGGCTGCCATCCGGCTCTCAGCTCGCCGGCGACGGCCCCGCAGAGAGCCACCACCCCGTCGCCGCGGGCCTCCCGCTCGCGCCGGCTCCGGGCCGCCCGCAGCCGGCGCCCCACCAGCGGCACCGCCGCCGCGCCCGCGAGCAGCGGCAGGAACGAGGCGCCCAGCAGGGCGAGGACCGCCGCCGCGGGCAGGCACAGCCACTCCGGCCTCCGCCGGGCTGCGTCCCGCCACCGTCCGAAGGCCGTCGGCCAGGCCGCCGCGCCCGCGCCCGGCGGCGCGAGGACCGTCCGCGCCCGGCGGAGCGCCCGCTCCCGTTCGGCCGTCCACCACAGCGCGCCGCCCGCGCACAGCACGGCCACTCCTTGCGCGGCGACTCCGCCCGTAATCCCCGTCATCCCCATACCCGTGATGCCCGTGATGCCCGCGGCCCCGGTGATCCCCGTCATCGGCGCTCCTCCTCCCCCGGCATGGCTCCGCCGATCAGCGACCGCAGCCGCTCCCAGCCCCGCTCCCGCTCGAAGCCCTCCGCTCCCCAGCGCAGTGCGGGCACGGTCACGACCAGCCCCTCCGGGTCCCGTGCGAGGACGTGCACCTCGGCGATGCGCCGCTGCCCCGAGCGGTCCCGCACCAGGTGCAGCACCGCCGAGAGTCCGGCGCCCAGCTGGCTGTGCAGCGCGGCCCGGTCGAGTCCGGCCGCCGTGCCGAGGGCCTCCAGGCGGGCGGGGACGTCGGCCGCCGTGTTGGCGTGGACGGTCCCGCAGCCGCCCTCGTGGCCCGTGTTCAGGGCAGCCAGCAGGTCGACCGCCTCGGGGCCTCTGACCTCGCCGACCACCAGCCGGTCCGGCCGCATCCGCAGCGCCTGCCGCACCAGGTCCCGCAGGGTCACGGAACCGGCGCCCTCCTGGTTGGGCGGACGGGCCTCCAGGCGCACCACGTGCGGGTGGTCGGGGCGCAGTTCGGCCGAGTCCTCGGCGATGACGATCCGCTCCCGCTCGCCGACCAGGCCGAGGAGGGTGGACAGCAGTGTGGTCTTGCCCGATCCGGTGCCGCCGCTGACGAGGAAGGAGACCCGGGCCTCGACGAGCGCCCGCAGCAGCGGCGCGCCGCCCGGCGGGACGGTGCCGGCCTCCGCGAGCTCCGTCACGGAGAAGGCCCTCGGCCGCACCACCCGCAGCGACAGGCAGGTCGAGCCGACCGCGACCGGCGGCAGGACGGCGTGCATCCGGGTGCCGTCCGGCAGTCGCGCGTCCACCCAGGGCCTGGCGTCGTCGAGGCGGCGCCCGGCGACCGCCGCGAGCCGCTGCGCGAGGCGCCGGACGGCCGCCGCGTCGGGGAACGTCACCCTCGTCGGTTCGAGGCCCGCGCCCCGGTCCACCCAGACCCGGTCGGGCGCGGAGACCAGCACGTCGGTGACGCGTGGGTCGGCGAGCAGCGGCTCCAGCGGTCCCGTGCCGACCAGTTCGCTCCGCAACTCCTCCGCCGCACCGAGCACTTCGGC includes the following:
- a CDS encoding TadA family conjugal transfer-associated ATPase, which codes for MSAGLLDAVRQRLAESGAEPTPARVAAALRAQGRLLGDAEVLGAAEELRSELVGTGPLEPLLADPRVTDVLVSAPDRVWVDRGAGLEPTRVTFPDAAAVRRLAQRLAAVAGRRLDDARPWVDARLPDGTRMHAVLPPVAVGSTCLSLRVVRPRAFSVTELAEAGTVPPGGAPLLRALVEARVSFLVSGGTGSGKTTLLSTLLGLVGERERIVIAEDSAELRPDHPHVVRLEARPPNQEGAGSVTLRDLVRQALRMRPDRLVVGEVRGPEAVDLLAALNTGHEGGCGTVHANTAADVPARLEALGTAAGLDRAALHSQLGAGLSAVLHLVRDRSGQRRIAEVHVLARDPEGLVVTVPALRWGAEGFERERGWERLRSLIGGAMPGEEERR
- a CDS encoding type II secretion system F family protein; translation: MTGITGGVAAQGVAVLCAGGALWWTAERERALRRARTVLAPPGAGAAAWPTAFGRWRDAARRRPEWLCLPAAAVLALLGASFLPLLAGAAAVPLVGRRLRAARSRREREARGDGVVALCGAVAGELRAGWQPAQALAFAARTTGALGGQEAAVLAAARFGGDVPEALRRAARRDGADGLAGMAACWQVAVDGGAGLAAGLDRLEAALRAHRDQRERLRAQLAGAWATVAVLAALPVAGLGLGAALGARPLWVLLHTPAGLGCLAVGGALEALGLWWAARIVRRGERP